One part of the Cyclobacteriaceae bacterium genome encodes these proteins:
- a CDS encoding CTP synthase has product MSAAKYIFVTGGVTSSLGKGIISASLGMLLQARGFKVTIQKFDPYINIDPGTLNPYEHGECYVTNDGAETDLDLGHYERFLNVPTSQANNITTGRIYNNVITKERQGEYLGKTVQVIPHITDEIKRNIYLLGESGEYDFIITEIGGSVGDIESLPFIEAVRQVKWDLGANNALVIHLTLIPYLKAAKELKTKPTQHSVKELLSYGVQPDILVCRTEMHLPQDIRKKLALFCNVHLNSVIEAIDADTIYDVPILMRKEKLDERVLAKLKLQSKAEPDLEHWKDFLGKLKNPIEEVTIGLVGKYVTLPDAYKSIVEAFVHAGARNDCRVNLKWISSEEINTETVPTLFKGLDGILVAPGFGERGMEGKIEAIRYIRENKIPFFGICLGMQCAVIEFARHVVGLNDASSTELNPKTKHPVIDLMEAQKKITAKGGTMRLGAYTCKLKKGSKAAQAYGETTIQERHRHRYEFNNAYLERVEEAGLKAVGINPDSNLVEVVELKDHPWFIGVQYHPELRSTVMNPHPLFVGFVEASVKYKKSLTA; this is encoded by the coding sequence ATGTCGGCAGCTAAATACATTTTCGTTACGGGAGGGGTGACCTCATCCCTGGGAAAAGGCATCATTTCAGCCTCTTTGGGCATGCTCCTGCAAGCCCGGGGTTTTAAGGTAACCATCCAGAAATTTGATCCTTATATAAATATAGACCCTGGAACGCTCAATCCTTATGAGCACGGTGAGTGCTATGTGACTAACGATGGTGCCGAGACCGACCTGGACCTGGGGCATTATGAACGTTTTTTGAATGTGCCTACTTCACAGGCCAACAACATCACCACGGGACGCATCTATAATAATGTCATCACCAAGGAGCGGCAAGGGGAATACCTTGGAAAAACTGTTCAGGTAATTCCACACATCACTGATGAAATAAAACGTAATATCTATTTATTGGGTGAGAGCGGTGAATACGATTTTATCATCACCGAAATTGGTGGATCGGTGGGTGATATTGAATCACTGCCTTTTATAGAAGCTGTCCGTCAGGTGAAGTGGGACCTGGGCGCCAATAATGCACTCGTCATCCACCTTACGCTTATCCCCTATCTGAAAGCTGCCAAAGAACTTAAGACAAAGCCCACACAACACTCGGTAAAAGAACTGCTCTCCTATGGGGTGCAACCAGATATATTGGTATGCCGCACCGAGATGCACTTACCCCAGGACATTCGTAAAAAGCTGGCCTTGTTCTGTAATGTGCATCTTAATTCAGTAATCGAGGCTATCGATGCAGATACGATTTATGACGTACCCATACTGATGCGTAAGGAAAAACTCGATGAGCGGGTACTGGCCAAACTAAAACTGCAAAGTAAAGCCGAACCCGATCTTGAACATTGGAAGGATTTCCTGGGCAAACTCAAAAATCCCATCGAAGAAGTAACCATTGGCCTGGTGGGTAAATATGTGACGCTACCCGATGCTTATAAATCCATTGTAGAAGCGTTTGTACATGCCGGTGCCCGGAACGATTGCCGCGTAAACCTGAAGTGGATATCCTCCGAAGAAATAAACACCGAAACTGTGCCCACTTTGTTTAAAGGATTAGATGGAATTTTAGTTGCCCCTGGTTTTGGTGAGCGGGGCATGGAGGGAAAGATTGAAGCCATTCGTTACATCCGTGAAAACAAAATTCCGTTTTTTGGCATTTGTCTGGGTATGCAATGTGCCGTGATTGAATTCGCCCGGCATGTCGTTGGTTTGAACGATGCGAGTTCAACCGAACTCAATCCCAAAACCAAGCACCCGGTTATTGACCTGATGGAGGCCCAGAAAAAAATTACCGCCAAAGGTGGCACCATGCGATTGGGAGCCTATACCTGTAAACTGAAAAAAGGAAGTAAGGCTGCGCAAGCTTATGGTGAAACAACCATTCAAGAACGCCACCGACACCGGTATGAATTTAATAACGCTTACCTTGAACGAGTTGAGGAGGCGGGACTTAAAGCTGTTGGTATTAATCCTGACTCAAACCTGGTGGAAGTTGTTGAACTGAAAGATCATCCCTGGTTTATAGGTGTGCAGTATCACCCTGAATTACGAAGCACCGTTATGAACCCTCATCCGCTTTTTGTTGGATTTGTAGAAGCTTCGGTGAAGTATAAGAAATCGTTAACTGCTTAA